The following proteins are co-located in the Flavobacterium sp. CECT 9288 genome:
- the rpoB gene encoding DNA-directed RNA polymerase subunit beta has protein sequence MLTNQTERLNFASTKNIPDYPDFLDVQVKSFKDFFQLETKSDERGDEGLYNTFMENFPITDTRNNFVLEFLDYFVDPPRYTIQECIERGLTYSVPLKARLKLYCTDPEHEDFETIVQDVYLGTIPYMTPSGTFVINGAERVVVSQLHRSPGVFFGQSFHANGTKLYSARVIPFKGSWIEFSTDINSVMYAYIDRKKKLPVTTLFRAIGFERDKDILEIFDLAEEIKVSKTGLKKYIGRKLAARVLNTWHEDFVDEDTGEVVSIERNEIILDRDTIIDKDNVEEIIDSNVKSILLHKEDANQGDYAIIHNTLQKDPTNSEKEAVEHIYRQLRNAEPPDEETARGIIDKLFFSDQRYNLGEVGRYRINKKLGLDTPMEKQVLTKEDIITIVKYLIELINSKAEIDDIDHLSNRRVRTVGEQLSQQFGVGLARMARTIRERMNVRDNEVFTPIDLINAKTLSSVINSFFGTNQLSQFMDQTNPLAEITHKRRLSALGPGGLSRERAGFEVRDVHYTHYGRLCPIETPEGPNIGLISSLGVYAKVNGMGFIETPYRKVTNGVVDLESTPVYLSAEEEEGMLIAQANIQMDAAGKITAEDVIARQEGDFPVIEPSKVDYTDVAPNQIASISASLIPFLEHDDANRALMGSNMMRQAVPLIRPEAPIVGTGLERQVASDSRVLINAEGDGVIEYVDANIITIKYDRSEEERMVSFEPDEKTYNLIKFRKTNQGTSINLKPIVRKGDRVVAGQVLSEGYATQNGELALGRNLKVAFMPWKGYNFEDAIVISEKVVRDDIFTSIHVDDYSLEVRDTKLGNEELTNDIPNVSEEATKDLDENGMIRIGAEVKPGDILIGKITPKGESDPTPEEKLLRAIFGDKAGDVKDASLKASPSLHGVVLDKKLFARAVKDKRKRTQDKDALGALEMEFEVKFVELKDKLVEKLFLIVNGKTSQGVMNDLGEEVLPKGKKYTQKMLYAVEDFAHLSKGQWVADDATNTMVNDLIHNYKIKLNDLQGALRREKFTITVGDELPAGILKLAKVYIAKKRKLKVGDKMAGRHGNKGIVARIVRHEDMPFLEDGTPVDIVLNPLGVPSRMNIGQIYETVLGWAGMNLGRKFATPIFDGASLDEINALTDEAGVPRFGHTHLYDGGTGERFHQAATVGVIYMLKLGHMVDDKMHARSIGPYSLITQQPLGGKAQFGGQRFGEMEVWALEAYGASSTLREILTVKSDDVIGRAKTYEAIVKGESMPEPGLPESFNVLMHELKGLGLDIRLEE, from the coding sequence ATGCTAACAAATCAGACTGAAAGATTGAATTTTGCCTCAACTAAAAACATTCCTGATTATCCAGATTTTCTAGATGTTCAGGTTAAATCGTTTAAAGATTTTTTTCAATTAGAAACTAAATCAGACGAAAGAGGTGACGAAGGGCTTTACAATACCTTCATGGAGAATTTTCCAATTACTGATACGAGAAATAATTTCGTATTAGAATTCCTTGATTACTTTGTAGACCCACCACGTTATACAATTCAAGAATGTATAGAAAGAGGTCTTACCTATAGTGTACCTTTAAAAGCTAGGTTAAAACTATATTGTACCGACCCAGAACACGAAGATTTTGAAACGATTGTTCAAGATGTTTATTTAGGAACAATTCCTTATATGACACCAAGTGGTACTTTTGTAATCAATGGTGCTGAGCGTGTAGTTGTATCTCAATTACATCGTTCGCCTGGAGTTTTCTTTGGTCAATCATTCCATGCCAATGGGACAAAATTGTATTCTGCGAGAGTAATTCCGTTTAAAGGTTCTTGGATTGAATTTTCTACAGATATCAATAGTGTAATGTATGCTTATATTGATAGAAAGAAAAAACTTCCTGTAACAACTTTATTCAGAGCTATTGGTTTTGAAAGAGATAAGGATATTCTTGAAATTTTTGATCTTGCTGAAGAAATTAAGGTTTCGAAAACAGGTCTTAAAAAATATATCGGTAGAAAATTAGCGGCACGTGTATTGAATACATGGCATGAAGATTTTGTTGATGAAGATACTGGTGAGGTAGTTTCTATCGAACGTAACGAAATAATCCTTGATAGAGATACAATTATCGATAAAGATAATGTAGAAGAGATCATTGATTCTAACGTTAAATCTATTTTGTTACACAAAGAAGATGCAAATCAAGGTGATTATGCGATCATTCATAATACCTTACAAAAAGACCCAACAAACTCTGAAAAAGAGGCTGTTGAGCATATCTACAGACAATTACGTAACGCTGAACCGCCTGATGAGGAAACCGCTCGTGGTATCATTGATAAATTATTTTTCTCTGATCAACGTTATAACTTAGGTGAAGTAGGTCGTTATAGAATTAATAAAAAATTAGGTTTAGATACCCCAATGGAAAAGCAAGTCTTGACCAAAGAGGATATCATCACTATTGTTAAATATTTGATTGAATTAATCAACTCAAAAGCTGAGATTGATGATATTGATCACTTATCTAATCGTCGTGTAAGAACAGTTGGAGAGCAATTGTCTCAACAATTTGGTGTTGGTTTAGCTCGTATGGCTAGAACCATTCGTGAGAGAATGAACGTTAGAGATAATGAGGTGTTTACACCGATAGATTTGATTAATGCTAAAACATTATCATCTGTAATCAACTCTTTCTTTGGAACAAACCAGTTGTCTCAGTTTATGGATCAAACAAATCCATTAGCAGAGATTACGCACAAGAGAAGATTATCTGCACTAGGACCAGGTGGACTTTCGAGAGAGAGAGCTGGTTTTGAGGTACGTGACGTTCACTATACGCATTACGGACGTTTATGTCCAATTGAAACTCCAGAGGGACCAAACATTGGTTTGATTTCATCTCTTGGTGTTTATGCTAAAGTAAACGGAATGGGTTTCATTGAAACACCTTACCGTAAAGTAACTAACGGAGTTGTAGATTTAGAGTCTACTCCAGTTTACTTAAGTGCTGAAGAAGAAGAAGGTATGTTGATTGCACAAGCAAACATTCAAATGGATGCTGCTGGTAAAATTACTGCTGAGGATGTTATTGCTCGTCAAGAAGGTGATTTCCCAGTAATTGAGCCTTCAAAAGTTGATTATACTGACGTTGCGCCTAACCAGATTGCATCAATTTCTGCATCTTTGATTCCTTTCTTGGAACATGATGATGCGAACAGAGCCTTGATGGGATCTAACATGATGCGTCAGGCGGTTCCTTTGATTCGTCCTGAAGCTCCAATTGTAGGTACAGGTTTAGAGCGTCAAGTTGCTTCTGATTCTAGAGTGTTGATAAATGCTGAAGGTGATGGAGTTATTGAGTACGTTGATGCTAATATAATCACTATCAAATACGATCGTTCTGAGGAAGAAAGAATGGTTAGTTTTGAACCAGATGAAAAAACATATAATTTAATTAAATTTAGAAAAACCAACCAAGGTACAAGTATCAACCTTAAACCTATCGTAAGAAAAGGGGATAGAGTTGTTGCTGGTCAAGTACTATCGGAAGGTTACGCAACTCAAAATGGAGAGTTAGCTCTTGGACGTAACTTGAAAGTGGCGTTTATGCCTTGGAAAGGTTACAATTTTGAGGATGCGATTGTAATTTCTGAAAAAGTAGTTCGTGACGATATTTTTACTTCTATCCACGTTGATGATTATTCATTAGAGGTTAGAGATACTAAATTAGGTAACGAAGAATTAACGAATGATATTCCTAACGTTTCTGAAGAAGCTACTAAAGATTTGGATGAAAACGGTATGATTAGAATTGGTGCCGAGGTAAAACCTGGTGACATTCTTATCGGAAAGATTACTCCAAAAGGAGAATCAGATCCTACGCCGGAAGAGAAATTGCTTCGTGCAATCTTCGGGGACAAAGCAGGTGATGTTAAAGATGCTTCTTTGAAAGCTTCTCCTTCTTTACATGGTGTTGTTTTAGACAAGAAATTGTTTGCAAGAGCGGTAAAAGATAAGCGTAAACGTACACAAGACAAGGATGCTTTAGGTGCACTTGAAATGGAGTTTGAAGTGAAATTTGTTGAATTGAAAGACAAATTAGTTGAAAAACTTTTCTTGATCGTTAACGGAAAAACATCTCAAGGTGTAATGAATGATTTGGGTGAAGAAGTTTTACCAAAAGGTAAAAAATATACTCAAAAAATGCTTTATGCAGTAGAGGATTTTGCTCACTTAAGTAAAGGTCAATGGGTAGCTGATGATGCTACTAATACTATGGTTAATGATTTAATTCATAACTATAAAATTAAATTGAACGACTTACAAGGTGCATTACGTAGAGAGAAATTCACGATTACTGTTGGAGATGAATTGCCAGCAGGAATTTTGAAATTAGCTAAAGTATACATCGCGAAAAAACGTAAGTTAAAAGTGGGTGATAAAATGGCGGGTCGTCACGGTAACAAAGGTATTGTTGCTCGTATCGTGCGTCATGAAGATATGCCTTTCCTTGAAGATGGAACACCAGTTGATATCGTGTTGAACCCACTTGGGGTACCTTCTCGTATGAACATTGGTCAGATTTATGAAACGGTATTAGGATGGGCTGGTATGAACTTGGGTAGAAAATTTGCTACACCAATTTTTGATGGAGCATCTTTAGACGAAATCAATGCTTTAACTGATGAAGCTGGAGTACCTCGTTTTGGTCATACGCATTTGTATGATGGTGGTACTGGAGAGCGTTTCCACCAAGCTGCAACTGTAGGTGTTATCTATATGTTGAAATTAGGTCACATGGTTGATGACAAGATGCACGCACGTTCTATCGGGCCGTACTCTTTAATCACTCAACAACCACTTGGAGGTAAAGCTCAATTTGGAGGTCAACGTTTTGGAGAGATGGAGGTTTGGGCACTTGAGGCTTATGGAGCTTCTAGTACACTTCGTGAAATCTTGACAGTGAAATCTGACGACGTAATTGGTAGAGCTAAAACGTACGAGGCAATCGTTAAAGGAGAGTCTATGCCAGAACCAGGATTACCTGAATCATTCAATGTATTGATGCATGAATTGAAAGGTCTTGGACTTGATATTCGTTTAGAAGAATAA
- the rplL gene encoding 50S ribosomal protein L7/L12, producing MADLKQFAEQLVNLTVKEVNELATILKDEYGIEPAAAAVVVSGGGEAAAEDVQTEFTVVLKEAGASKLAVVKLVKELTGLGLKEAKDVVDSAPSNVKEGVTKEEAEGLKKSLEEAGAVVELK from the coding sequence ATGGCAGATTTGAAACAATTCGCAGAACAATTAGTTAACCTTACAGTTAAAGAAGTTAACGAATTAGCAACAATATTAAAAGATGAGTACGGAATCGAACCAGCTGCGGCAGCTGTAGTAGTTTCAGGTGGTGGTGAAGCTGCTGCTGAAGATGTTCAAACTGAATTTACAGTTGTATTGAAAGAGGCTGGTGCTTCTAAATTAGCAGTTGTAAAATTAGTTAAAGAACTTACAGGTTTAGGTTTGAAAGAAGCTAAAGATGTAGTTGATAGCGCTCCAAGTAACGTTAAAGAAGGTGTAACTAAAGAAGAGGCTGAAGGTCTTAAAAAATCTTTAGAAGAAGCTGGAGCTGTTGTTGAGCTTAAATAA
- the rplJ gene encoding 50S ribosomal protein L10 produces the protein MTREEKSIAIENLTAQLAGTNIIYVSDISGLNAETTSSLRRACFKAGIKLEVVKNTLLAKAMEASDNDYGDLPSVLSGNSAIFISDVANAPGKIIKDFRKKSAKPILKGAYINSEIYLGDDQLDALATIKSKEELIGEIIGLLQSPAQRVISALQNQFAGSEEVSEEVEA, from the coding sequence ATGACTAGAGAAGAAAAATCAATCGCGATTGAAAATTTAACTGCACAGTTAGCTGGTACAAATATTATATATGTATCTGATATTTCAGGACTTAACGCAGAAACTACTTCAAGTTTAAGAAGAGCTTGTTTTAAAGCAGGTATAAAATTAGAGGTTGTAAAAAACACTTTGCTTGCAAAAGCAATGGAAGCTTCTGATAATGATTATGGTGATTTACCTTCAGTATTGAGTGGTAATAGCGCTATCTTTATTTCAGATGTGGCTAATGCTCCAGGAAAAATCATTAAAGATTTTAGAAAAAAATCAGCTAAGCCAATTTTAAAAGGTGCTTACATTAACTCTGAAATTTATTTAGGTGACGATCAATTAGATGCATTAGCAACTATCAAATCTAAAGAAGAGCTTATTGGTGAAATCATTGGATTATTACAATCACCTGCACAGAGAGTTATTTCTGCTTTACAAAACCAATTCGCTGGTAGCGAAGAAGTCTCTGAAGAAGTTGAAGCTTAA
- the rplA gene encoding 50S ribosomal protein L1, with protein sequence MAKLTKKQKEAASKIEKNKLYSLKDAAALIKVIASAKFDESVDIAVRLGVDPRKANQMVRGVVTLPHGTGKDVKVLALVTPDKEAEALAAGADYVGLDDYLQKIKDGWTDVDVIITMPAVMGKLGPLGRILGPRGLMPNPKTGTVTMDVAKAVQEVKAGKIDFKVDKTGIVHAGIGKVSFGAEQIYDNAHEIIQTLIKLKPTAAKGTYIKGIHLTSTMSPAIALDPKAV encoded by the coding sequence ATGGCAAAATTAACAAAAAAGCAAAAAGAGGCTGCTTCTAAAATTGAGAAGAACAAACTATACTCTTTGAAAGATGCTGCTGCATTAATCAAAGTTATAGCTTCTGCAAAATTTGATGAGTCTGTTGATATCGCAGTACGTTTGGGTGTAGATCCAAGAAAAGCGAATCAAATGGTAAGAGGTGTTGTTACATTACCTCACGGTACTGGTAAAGATGTAAAAGTTTTAGCATTAGTTACTCCAGATAAAGAAGCTGAGGCTTTAGCAGCTGGTGCTGATTATGTAGGTCTTGATGACTATTTACAAAAAATCAAAGATGGTTGGACAGATGTTGATGTAATTATCACGATGCCAGCTGTTATGGGTAAATTAGGTCCTTTAGGTCGTATATTAGGACCAAGAGGTTTAATGCCAAACCCTAAAACAGGTACAGTGACTATGGATGTTGCTAAAGCTGTTCAAGAGGTTAAAGCTGGTAAAATTGACTTTAAAGTTGATAAAACTGGAATTGTTCATGCTGGAATTGGTAAAGTTTCTTTTGGAGCTGAGCAAATCTATGACAATGCACACGAAATTATTCAAACATTAATTAAACTTAAGCCAACTGCTGCTAAAGGTACATACATTAAAGGTATACACCTTACAAGCACAATGAGTCCTGCTATTGCATTGGATCCTAAAGCAGTATAA
- the rplK gene encoding 50S ribosomal protein L11, with the protein MAKEISKVVKLQVKGGAANPSPPVGPALGAAGVNIMEFCKQFNARTQDKPGKICPVQITVYKDKSFDFVVKTPPAAVQLLEAAKLKSGSGEPNRKKVASVTWDVIKAIAEDKMVDLNAFTIESAMSMIAGTARSMGITVSGDAPF; encoded by the coding sequence ATGGCTAAAGAAATTAGTAAGGTAGTTAAACTACAAGTTAAGGGAGGTGCTGCGAATCCGTCGCCACCGGTTGGACCTGCTTTAGGAGCTGCTGGGGTTAATATCATGGAGTTCTGTAAGCAGTTTAATGCTAGAACACAAGATAAACCTGGCAAAATATGCCCAGTACAAATTACTGTGTATAAAGACAAATCATTTGATTTTGTTGTAAAAACTCCTCCAGCTGCCGTTCAATTATTGGAGGCTGCAAAGCTAAAGTCTGGATCAGGTGAACCAAATCGTAAAAAAGTAGCAAGTGTTACTTGGGATGTTATCAAGGCGATAGCTGAGGATAAAATGGTAGATTTAAATGCATTCACAATCGAATCTGCAATGAGCATGATCGCTGGAACTGCTAGATCTATGGGTATAACTGTATCAGGAGATGCTCCTTTTTAA
- the nusG gene encoding transcription termination/antitermination protein NusG yields the protein MADVNVKKWYVVRAVSGQENKVKAYIETEIARLEMTDYVSQVLVPTEKVVTVKEGKKLVKDKVYFPGYVMIEANLVGEIPHIIKSITSVIGFLGEIKGGEPVPLRMSEVNRMLGKVDELAVNTDTRSIPFNVGETIKVIDGPFNGFNGSVEKINEEKRKLEVMVKIFGRKTPLELSFMQVEKV from the coding sequence ATGGCAGATGTGAATGTTAAAAAATGGTATGTCGTTAGAGCGGTAAGTGGCCAAGAAAATAAAGTTAAAGCTTATATTGAGACTGAAATTGCAAGATTAGAAATGACTGATTATGTTTCTCAAGTTCTAGTTCCTACTGAAAAAGTAGTAACTGTTAAAGAAGGGAAAAAATTAGTTAAAGATAAAGTTTACTTTCCTGGCTATGTCATGATAGAAGCGAATCTTGTTGGAGAAATACCTCATATCATAAAATCAATTACTAGCGTTATTGGTTTTTTAGGTGAGATTAAAGGTGGAGAGCCTGTTCCTTTAAGGATGTCTGAGGTTAACAGAATGTTAGGTAAGGTTGATGAACTTGCTGTAAATACTGATACTAGATCTATTCCTTTTAATGTAGGAGAGACAATTAAAGTGATTGATGGTCCATTTAATGGATTTAATGGTTCAGTTGAAAAAATAAATGAAGAAAAGCGTAAACTAGAAGTAATGGTTAAAATTTTTGGTAGAAAAACACCATTAGAACTTAGTTTTATGCAAGTTGAAAAAGTATAA
- the secE gene encoding preprotein translocase subunit SecE, producing the protein MTKVVNYISEAFEELKSNVTWPEWSEVQRLTIVVAVFSVLFALGTWGVDEIFAKALAGFFNWIKA; encoded by the coding sequence ATGACAAAAGTTGTAAATTACATATCAGAAGCATTTGAAGAATTGAAATCAAATGTAACTTGGCCAGAATGGTCTGAGGTACAACGTCTCACGATTGTTGTGGCTGTTTTTTCTGTTTTATTTGCCTTGGGAACATGGGGAGTTGATGAAATTTTCGCAAAAGCTTTAGCAGGATTTTTTAACTGGATAAAAGCTTAA
- the tuf gene encoding elongation factor Tu, with amino-acid sequence MAKETFNRSKPHLNIGTIGHVDHGKTTLTAAITKVLSDAGYCQAKSFDQIDNAPEEKERGITINTSHVEYETANRHYAHVDCPGHADYVKNMVTGAAQMDGAILVVAATDGPMPQTREHILLGRQVGIPRMVVFMNKVDMVDDAELLELVEMEIRDLLSFYEYDGDNCPVIQGSALGGLNNDAAWVPKILELMEAVDSWIEEPIRDTDKPFLMPVEDVFTITGRGTVATGRIETGIANTGDPVEIIGMGAEKLTSTITGVEMFRKILDRGEAGDNVGLLLRGVDKESIKRGMVIIKPGSVKPHATFKAEVYILKKEEGGRHTPFHNNYRPQFYVRTTDVTGVITLPEGVEMVMPGDNLTINVSLLSPIAMSVGLRFAIREGGRTVGAGQVTEIVG; translated from the coding sequence ATGGCAAAAGAAACCTTTAACCGTTCGAAACCACACTTAAATATTGGTACGATCGGACACGTAGATCACGGTAAAACTACTTTAACAGCAGCAATCACAAAAGTATTATCTGATGCTGGTTACTGTCAAGCAAAATCATTTGATCAAATTGATAATGCTCCTGAAGAAAAAGAAAGAGGTATTACAATTAATACATCGCACGTTGAGTACGAAACTGCTAATCGTCACTATGCACACGTTGACTGTCCAGGTCACGCGGATTACGTGAAGAACATGGTTACAGGAGCTGCTCAAATGGATGGAGCTATTCTTGTTGTAGCTGCAACTGATGGGCCAATGCCACAAACACGTGAGCACATCCTTTTAGGTCGCCAAGTAGGTATTCCTAGAATGGTAGTTTTCATGAACAAAGTGGATATGGTTGATGATGCTGAGTTATTAGAGTTGGTTGAAATGGAAATTAGAGACTTATTGTCTTTCTATGAGTACGATGGAGACAACTGTCCAGTTATTCAAGGTTCTGCTTTAGGTGGATTGAATAATGATGCTGCTTGGGTACCTAAAATTCTTGAATTGATGGAGGCTGTAGATTCTTGGATCGAAGAGCCAATCAGAGATACAGATAAGCCTTTCTTGATGCCAGTTGAGGATGTATTTACAATTACTGGTCGTGGAACTGTTGCTACAGGTCGTATCGAAACAGGTATTGCTAATACAGGAGATCCAGTTGAAATCATTGGTATGGGAGCTGAAAAATTGACTTCTACTATCACTGGAGTTGAGATGTTCCGTAAAATCCTTGATAGAGGTGAAGCTGGAGATAACGTAGGTTTATTGTTAAGAGGTGTTGATAAAGAATCTATCAAAAGAGGAATGGTTATCATTAAGCCAGGATCTGTTAAGCCACACGCAACTTTCAAAGCTGAGGTTTATATCTTGAAAAAAGAAGAAGGTGGACGTCACACTCCATTTCATAACAACTACCGTCCACAGTTCTATGTACGTACAACTGACGTAACAGGAGTTATCACTTTACCAGAAGGTGTAGAGATGGTAATGCCAGGAGATAACTTAACTATCAATGTATCTTTGTTAAGCCCAATCGCAATGAGCGTTGGTTTACGTTTCGCTATCCGTGAAGGTGGTAGAACAGTAGGAGCTGGACAAGTTACTGAGATTGTAGGTTAA
- the hpf gene encoding ribosome hibernation-promoting factor, HPF/YfiA family, with protein MKVSVHAVNFTVDKKLVDFIQERLDKLEKYYDKVVSSDVFLKVEKTSEKENKIAEVKIIVPGDEFLVKKQCKTFEEAIELSSESLERMLLKRKEKISSHI; from the coding sequence ATGAAGGTAAGTGTACATGCAGTTAACTTTACAGTTGACAAGAAGCTAGTTGATTTTATTCAAGAAAGATTGGATAAGTTAGAAAAGTACTATGACAAGGTGGTGTCGTCGGATGTTTTTTTGAAAGTAGAAAAAACTAGCGAAAAGGAAAATAAAATTGCCGAAGTAAAAATAATTGTTCCTGGTGATGAATTTCTGGTCAAAAAGCAGTGTAAAACCTTTGAAGAAGCGATAGAGTTATCTTCGGAATCTCTAGAGCGAATGTTGCTCAAGAGAAAAGAAAAGATTAGTTCTCATATTTAA
- a CDS encoding tyrosine-type recombinase/integrase, producing MTTNKDAFRDYLTLEKKYSAHTIMAYCVDVDSFSEYIKKEFDQETIDHVHYVQIRNWIVSLVDMSVSNSSVNRKVASLKAYFKFLMKIKQIEISPLLKHKALKTAKKVQIPFSENEMQNLLFGTQHAEGFEQIRNALVVELFYATGVRRTELIHLKNSDVNLSNNTIKVLGKRNKERIVPLLPILKDQISRYQEERRTLVMINDEEFFFLTKKGDKLSNSFVYRLINSYFSNISEKVKKSPHILRHTFATHLLNNGADLNSVKELLGHSSLASTQVYTHNSLAELKNVYAKAHPRESKNKI from the coding sequence ATGACTACTAATAAAGATGCATTTCGAGATTATCTCACCTTGGAGAAAAAATATTCAGCACACACCATTATGGCTTATTGTGTGGATGTGGATTCATTTTCGGAATACATTAAAAAAGAATTTGACCAAGAAACTATAGATCATGTTCATTATGTTCAAATAAGAAACTGGATAGTCTCACTAGTGGATATGTCGGTTTCGAATAGTTCTGTCAATCGTAAAGTAGCTTCCCTTAAAGCCTACTTTAAATTTTTAATGAAGATAAAGCAAATTGAGATAAGCCCTTTGCTAAAACATAAAGCTCTCAAAACGGCTAAAAAAGTACAAATACCTTTTTCGGAAAATGAAATGCAAAATCTTTTGTTTGGAACCCAGCATGCTGAAGGTTTTGAGCAAATAAGAAATGCTCTAGTTGTAGAGTTGTTTTATGCTACCGGTGTTCGCCGGACGGAGTTAATACATTTAAAAAATTCAGATGTAAATTTGTCAAACAACACTATAAAAGTATTAGGAAAACGAAATAAAGAGCGAATAGTTCCATTGTTGCCTATACTTAAAGATCAAATATCTCGTTATCAAGAAGAAAGAAGAACGCTAGTTATGATTAATGATGAGGAGTTTTTTTTTCTAACTAAAAAAGGAGATAAATTAAGTAATTCCTTTGTGTATCGATTAATAAATTCGTACTTTAGTAACATATCAGAGAAGGTAAAAAAGAGTCCGCATATTCTAAGACATACTTTCGCTACACATTTATTAAATAACGGAGCTGATTTAAACTCAGTAAAAGAGTTGCTTGGTCACTCGAGTTTAGCTTCTACGCAAGTTTATACCCATAACAGTTTAGCTGAGTTGAAAAACGTATATGCAAAGGCTCATCCTCGAGAAAGTAAAAATAAAATTTGA
- the rpsU gene encoding 30S ribosomal protein S21 translates to MLIIPIKDGENIDRALKRYKRKFDKTGTVRQLRARTAFIKPSVTNRIKIQKAAYIQNMRDNLES, encoded by the coding sequence ATGTTAATTATACCAATTAAAGACGGAGAAAATATCGATAGAGCGTTAAAACGTTACAAAAGAAAATTTGATAAAACAGGAACTGTTCGTCAATTAAGAGCGCGTACTGCTTTTATTAAACCTTCAGTAACGAATAGAATCAAAATTCAAAAAGCGGCTTATATCCAAAATATGAGAGATAACTTAGAGAGTTAA
- a CDS encoding acyl-CoA dehydrogenase family protein — MNSIYFTEEHQAFRESLKGFLQKEVVPHIEKWEKTGTIERFIWEKFGEMGYFGIAYPEAYGGLGLDLFYTVIFLEELQKIKSSGFAAAMWAHAYLAMTHLNAEGDERIKQDYLVPSIAGKKIGALCISEPFGGSDVAGMRTNAVKKGDKYVINGSKTFITNGVYADYYIVAAKTNPELGNKGISIFLMDTSLKGISASKLDKLGWRASDTAEIAFDNVEIPAENLMGEEGKGFPYIMQHFALERLIMAINAHARGEYAIDYTIEYMSQREAFGKKISKFQALRHTLVEHATEVEHCKIFNYAAVARLDKGEYVVKEATMAKLKSTKVADETIYSCLQMLGGYGYMEEYPLARLFRDSRLGPIGGGTSEILKEILGKMIIDNQNYEPAVK, encoded by the coding sequence ATGAATTCAATTTACTTCACAGAGGAGCACCAAGCATTTAGAGAAAGTTTAAAAGGTTTTTTACAAAAAGAAGTGGTTCCGCACATTGAGAAATGGGAAAAAACAGGAACAATAGAGCGCTTTATTTGGGAGAAATTCGGGGAAATGGGTTATTTTGGTATTGCTTACCCAGAGGCATACGGAGGTCTTGGTTTAGACTTATTTTACACGGTTATTTTCCTTGAGGAATTACAAAAAATAAAATCATCTGGTTTTGCAGCAGCCATGTGGGCTCATGCTTATTTGGCTATGACACACTTAAATGCTGAGGGTGACGAAAGAATTAAACAAGACTACTTAGTGCCAAGTATCGCTGGAAAGAAAATAGGTGCTTTATGTATCTCGGAGCCTTTTGGAGGTAGTGATGTTGCGGGAATGCGAACTAATGCCGTGAAAAAAGGTGACAAATATGTGATTAATGGTTCGAAAACATTTATCACAAATGGTGTTTATGCCGATTATTACATTGTGGCTGCCAAGACAAACCCAGAACTTGGTAACAAGGGAATTAGTATTTTCTTAATGGATACAAGTCTTAAGGGAATATCAGCTTCAAAACTTGATAAACTAGGCTGGAGAGCATCGGATACAGCAGAGATTGCTTTTGATAATGTAGAAATCCCTGCTGAAAATTTAATGGGTGAAGAAGGAAAAGGATTTCCGTACATCATGCAGCATTTTGCTTTAGAGCGTTTAATTATGGCAATCAATGCGCATGCTAGAGGTGAATATGCTATTGATTATACTATTGAATATATGTCTCAACGTGAGGCTTTTGGTAAAAAAATCAGTAAGTTTCAAGCATTAAGACATACGCTTGTTGAACATGCAACGGAGGTTGAGCATTGTAAAATTTTCAATTATGCTGCAGTAGCCCGTCTTGATAAAGGGGAGTATGTGGTTAAAGAAGCAACAATGGCAAAGTTAAAATCGACAAAAGTAGCTGATGAAACCATTTACAGTTGTTTGCAAATGCTTGGAGGCTACGGTTACATGGAAGAGTATCCATTAGCACGTTTGTTTAGAGATAGTCGTTTAGGGCCTATTGGTGGAGGAACATCTGAAATCTTAAAAGAAATTTTAGGAAAAATGATCATTGATAATCAAAATTATGAGCCGGCTGTAAAATAG